A stretch of the Engraulis encrasicolus isolate BLACKSEA-1 chromosome 19, IST_EnEncr_1.0, whole genome shotgun sequence genome encodes the following:
- the dio2 gene encoding type II iodothyronine deiodinase, producing MTSECTQSSTAAQVRIQSNLFFHSLMTVGEKKRLGERKSHVRHARDNVNLQDVRVDGALPTRKNRKMGMLSVDLLVTLQILPGFFSNCLFCVLYDSVVLVKRVVSLLSCSGSSAGGEWQRMLTSAGVRSIWNSFLLDAYKQVKLGSEAPNSKVVKVNGMVANAAAATTTATSRRFPPMTPNLAMPTAAMATATTTTTSGVGVGGGGGGGPECHLLDFESSDRPLVVNFGSATUPPFISQLPLFRRLVEEYSDVADFLLVYIDEAHPSDGWAAPPMAPCSFRVRKHRSLEERVLAARRLLASFSLPPQCHLVADCMDNNANVAYGVSYERVCIVQKRKIAYLGGKGPFFYNLKEVGQWLEESYGQR from the exons ATGACATCTGAATGCACCCAAAGTTCGACCGCGGCTCAAGTGCGCATCCAGTCGAATTTATTTTTCCACTCATTAATGACAGTCGGTGAGAAGAAACGGTTGGGGGAGAGGAAGAGCCACGTCCGACATGCGCGGGACAATGTGAATTTACAAGACGTGAGAGTGGACGGCGCGCTACCAACACGGAAAAATCGGAAAATGGGCATGCTTAGCGTGGACTTGTTGGTGACTTTGCAGATACTGCCGGGCTTCTTTTCAAACTGCCTGTTCTGCGTGCTGTACGACTCGGTGGTGCTGGTGAAACGGGTGGTGTCACTTCTGAGctgctccgggtcttcagcaGGCGGCGAGTGGCAGCGCATGCTAACCTCAGCCGGCGTACGCTCCATCTGGAACAGCTTTCTACTGGATGCCTACAAGCAG GTCAAGCTTGGCAGTGAAGCGCCCAACTCCAAGGTCGTAAAGGTCAACGGCATGGTGGCcaacgccgccgccgccaccactacTGCCACCAGTCGCCGCTTCCCGCCCATGACCCCCAACCTCGCCATGCCAACCGCTGCCATGGcgaccgccaccaccaccacgacctctggcgttggcgttggcggtggtggcggcggaGGGCCCGAGTGCCACCTGCTGGACTTCGAGTCGTCAGACCGGCCGCTGGTGGTGAACTTCGGCTCGGCCACCTGACCTCCCTTCATCAGCCAACTGCCCTTGTTCCGGCGGCTGGTGGAGGAGTACTCAGACGTGGCGGACTTCCTGCTGGTCTACATCGACGAGGCGCACCCCTCGGACGGCTGGGCGGCGCCGCCCATGGCCCCGTGCTCCTTCCGCGTGCGCAAGCACCGCAGCCTAGAGGAGCGGGTGCTGGCTGCCCGGCGCCTGCTGGCCAGCTTCTCCCTGCCGCCGCAGTGCCACCTGGTGGCCGACTGCATGGACAACAACGCCAACGTGGCCTACGGCGTGTCGTACGAGCGCGTCTGCATCGTGCAGAAGAGGAAGATCGCCTACCTGGGCGGCAAGGGGCCCTTCTTCTACAACCTGAAGGAGGTGGGCCAGTGGCTGGAGGAGAGCTATGGCCAGCGGTAG